One Salvia splendens isolate huo1 chromosome 12, SspV2, whole genome shotgun sequence genomic window carries:
- the LOC121759355 gene encoding F-box/FBD/LRR-repeat protein At1g13570-like — protein MSPWFYVLNGLLFLTFFLKVFYILSRSKFSQERGHSCIVYEEMDDLASGVDTITILPHTIIENILSRLPLREMVRTSLLSREWKHRWLTCPELVFDVGFDQMFLKGRELNPIIHHVLRHHRGPLLRFTVQVPSLRSCPEIDEWLHLLPNHTLQVLFLRVSIGGEHRLTTHLFTFRHLRNLRLESCTFDPPLGFEGFNKLVTLQLQNVGLMPDRFGDFLASCSAIQTLILFHCTSFNCLEITGPRLKLLEFNGIFSSISFKNCPLLRDVRLAFSLEFNVENGFLSSLAESLSCLPALEELELQANALEGLSRYGAAPDKLAVTLKSLENLHLTNMYFEKIAEIASAISFIRSCPILQKLRITGYTYEAVDSVAGFLRSQVPLKCLAGLKSIKMQLFCGNDSEMEFLKYMLSSAAALEEIAITPHPGCITDGGEAILNELKQYPRASSRAEFTS, from the exons ATGTCTCCCTGGTTTTACGTTCTAAATGGTTTACTTTTCCTCACTTTCTTCCTCAAAGTGTTCTATATTCTCAGCCGAAGCAAATTTTCTCAAGAGAGAGGACATTCTTG TATTGTCTATGAGGAGATGGATGATCTAGCATCCGGGGTGGACACGATCACCATTTTGCCTCATACCATAATCGAGAACATTCTTAGTCGTTTGCCTCTGCGAGAGATGGTGAGGACTAGCCTATTATCAAGGGAATGGAAGCACAGATGGCTAACCTGCCCAGAACTTGTGTTTGATGTTGGTTTCGACCAGATGTTCTTGAAAGGTCGCGAGCTCAACCCAATTATTCACCACGTTCTGAGGCATCATCGAGGGCCTCTTCTGAGATTCACGGTCCAAGTCCCTTCTCTCAGAAGTTGCCCTGAAATCGATGAATGGCTTCATCTCCTCCCAAACCACACCCTCCAGGTCTTATTTCTCCGTGTCTCCATCGGTGGGGAACATAGGTTAACGACTCATCTCTTCACTTTCCGACACCTAAGAAACTTGAGGCTCGAGAGCTGTACATTCGACCCTCCTCTCGGATTTGAGGGATTCAACAAGCTTGTGACCCTCCAGCTTCAGAATGTTGGTCTCATGCCCGACAGGTTTGGGGATTTCTTGGCGTCTTGCTCTGCAATCCAAACACTGATACTGTTCCACTGTACTTCCTTCAATTGCCTTGAAATCACCGGTCCCAGATTGAAACTTCTCGAGTTTAATGGGATATTTAGTTCCATTTCGTTCAAGAACTGCCCCCTTCTTAGAGATGTCAGATTGGCTTTCTCCCTCGAGTTCAACGTGGAAAATGGCTTCTTGTCAAGCTTGGCAGAGTCCCTAAGCTGTCTCCCGGCCCTCGAGGAGCTAGAATTGCAAGCAAACGCGTTGGAG GGCCTTTCTAGGTATGGTGCAGCGCCCGACAAACTGGCCGTCACATTGAAATCACTGGAAAATCTTCACCTCACCAATATGTATTTTGAAAAGATTGCAGAGATTGCATCTGCGATTTCTTTCATCAGAAGCTGTCCCATTTTACAGAAACTTAGAATCACA GGTTATACCTATGAAGCGGTCGACTCAGTTGCCGGTTTCCTGCGATCACAAGTACCATTGAAGTGTTTGGCTGGGCTTAAGTCCATCAAGATGCAGCTCTTCTGTGGGAACGACTCCGAAATGGAGTTCCTCAAATATATGTTATCCTCTGCAGCTGCACTCGAGGAAATAGCAATCACTCCTCACCCAGGTTGCATCACAGACGGGGGAGAGGCAATCTTGAACGAGCTTAAGCAGTACCCTCGAGCATCCTCAAGGGCCGAATTCACCAGCTGA
- the LOC121759751 gene encoding protein NUCLEAR FUSION DEFECTIVE 4-like gives MVAQSGKWMVLAATIWIQAFTGTNLDFSAYSSELKSVLGVSQVQLNYLATASDLGKALGWSAGLAVMWMPLWAVMFAAAAMGLVGYGAQWLVVAKVITLPYSVVFILCLLAGCSICWFNTICFVLCIKNFPSAMPFALSLTVSFNGVSAALYNLVVKSIDRSSSAVYLLLNALIPLFISVVALIPILHQPPPLYSLDPGVVRRDKRTFLGLNGLAFFTGLYLLFLHPSDSSMAHLLLYGAIFLLILPLGIPGIFYDGEWLNRTISSSFILAAADDDEADNLQLHKQLLSRENEPAYSATPNGMSRENSGIEEGSSSETVMLGQEHKAGMLVRRLEFWLYYIAYICGGTLGLVYSNNLGQIAQSLGHGLMTSKLIAIYASFSFFGRLLSAAPDFIPMNKVSFSRTGWLAIALLPTPVAFSLLGAFGGNTLAIQAGTALIGLSSGFIFAAAVSITSELFGPCGVGMNHNILITNIPIGSLVYGYLAATVYDSNATPGAAGLGEALVCMGRECYWLTFVGWGCVSVVGVVCSVMLFLRTRHAYHRFGTSRRSNICLSELVHTG, from the exons ATGGTGGCCCAATCGGGAAAATGGATGGTGCTCGCGGCCACTATTTGGATACAGGCCTTCACGGGGACTAACCTCGACTTTTCGGCCTACTCTTCCGAGCTCAAGTCGGTTTTGGGGGTTTCGCAGGTCCAGCTCAATTATCTCGCCACCGCCTCCGACCTCGGCAAGGCCTTGGGCTGGTCGGCAGGTCTTGCCGTCATGTGGATGCCGCTTTGGGCGGTAATGTTTGCTGCCGCGGCGATGGGGCTCGTCGGCTATGGCGCGCAATGGCTCGTCGTTGCTAAAGTGATTACACTGCCGTATTCGGTG GTATTTATACTTTGCTTGTTAGCTGGTTGTAGCATCTGCTGGTTCAACACAATCTGCTTTGTTCTATGCATCAAGAATTTCCCCTCTGCAATGCCGTTCGCGCTCTCCCTCACCGTCAGCTTCAATGGTGTAAGCGCTGCTCTATACAACCTCGTAGTGAAGTCAATCGATCGTTCCTCATCAGCTGTGTACCTCCTTCTCAACGCCTTGATCCCCCTCTTCATATCCGTCGTGGCTCTGATTCCCATTCTTCACCAACCTCCTCCTCTATATTCTCTAGATCCTGGTGTTGTGAGGCGCGACAAACGCACGTTCCTCGGGCTAAATGGGCTAGCTTTTTTCACAGGCCTGTATCTCCTCTTCCTCCATCCATCAGATTCATCAATGGCCCACCTCCTCTTGTATGGCGCCATCTTTCTCCTGATCCTCCCTTTAGGGATCCCCGGCATTTTCTACGACGGAGAGTGGCTTAACCGCACAATCTCCTCTAGCTTCATTcttgctgctgctgatgatgatgaggcAGATAATCTCCAGCTACATAAACAGCTCCTTAGCCGTGAAAATGAACCAGCCTACTCTGCTACGCCTAATGGCATGTCCAGAGAGAACAGCGGCATTGAAGAAGGTAGTTCCAGTGAAACAGTGATGCTCGGGCAGGAACATAAAGCAGGAATGCTTGTCCGAAGGTTGGAGTTCTGGCTATACTACATCGCGTATATCTGTGGGGGAACTTTAGGGCTTGTGTATAGCAACAATCTTGGGCAGATTGCGCAGTCACTCGGGCATGGTTTGATGACATCAAAGCTCATCGCCATATACgcctccttctccttcttcgGCCGCCTCCTCTCCGCTGCTCCCGACTTCATACCAAT GAATAAGGTTTCCTTTTCGAGAACTGGTTGGCTGGCCATCGCTCTCCTCCCCACGCCAGTCGCCTTCTCCCTCCTTGGTGCATTTGGGGGAAACACCCTTGCGATCCAAGCAGGGACAGCTCTGATCGGGCTGAGCTCGGGCTTTATATTCGCTGCCGCGGTTTCAATAACCTCGGAGCTCTTCGGGCCATGTGGTGTGGGTATGAACCACAACATCCTCATCACCAACATACCCATCGGATCCCTCGTCTACGGCTACCTGGCTGCGACAGTTTATGACTCCAATGCCACGCCGGGTGCTGCAGGCTTAGGCGAGGCGTTGGTGTGTATGGGGAGAGAGTGCTATTGGTTGACATTTGTGGGGTGGGGCTGTGTTTCGGTTGTGGGAGTAGTGTGTAGTGTGATGCTGTTCTTGAGAACTAGGCATGCTTATCACAGATTTGGGACAAGTAGAAGATCAAATATCTGTCTTAGTGAGCTAGTACACACAGGTTGA